From a single Oceanobacillus kimchii X50 genomic region:
- a CDS encoding NAD(P)/FAD-dependent oxidoreductase has translation MKYDVTVIGGGPSGLMAALSAAEHGAKTLLIEKGKKLGKKLAISGGGRCNVSNRLPQEEVIRHIPGNGKFLYSAFSIFNNYDIIDFFENLGVALKEEDHGRMFPASNKAMDVVNTLINELKRLNVTIQMSTKVHSISYGDTQHTIQLDNHTNIQTTAIVIASGGKAVPHTGSTGDGYEWAKAAGHTITKLYPTEVALTSKESFIKEKRLQGLSLRDVNLSVWNKRGKAIITHKMDMIFTHFGVSGPAVLRCSQFVVKELMRGRDSVTMHLDVIPDKPEQEILQWMKNQIKTHPKKAFKNSVKGIVPERFMEYLLVKYDVTDEQKCANISNEIINDLVYDIKHFTFEVNGSLPIEKAFVTGGGVSIKEIIPNQMQSKVMDRLFFCGEILDIHGYTGGYNITSALVTGRLAGMNAAKASITSN, from the coding sequence TTGAAATATGATGTAACTGTAATTGGTGGTGGTCCATCTGGTTTAATGGCAGCTTTATCAGCTGCAGAGCATGGAGCAAAAACACTTCTTATTGAAAAAGGAAAAAAACTTGGTAAAAAACTTGCTATATCTGGCGGAGGTAGATGCAATGTAAGTAATCGATTACCTCAAGAAGAAGTTATACGACACATTCCAGGTAATGGAAAATTTCTTTATAGCGCCTTTTCCATATTTAACAACTATGACATTATTGATTTTTTCGAGAATTTGGGTGTAGCATTAAAAGAAGAAGATCATGGCAGAATGTTCCCTGCTTCTAATAAAGCGATGGATGTTGTTAACACGTTAATAAATGAATTAAAACGTTTAAATGTAACGATTCAAATGAGTACAAAGGTACATTCCATTTCCTATGGAGATACACAGCATACTATTCAATTAGATAATCATACAAACATTCAAACAACTGCTATCGTAATCGCTTCTGGTGGGAAGGCAGTACCGCATACTGGTTCCACTGGGGATGGATATGAGTGGGCAAAAGCTGCCGGACATACAATAACCAAATTATACCCCACTGAAGTTGCCTTAACCTCAAAAGAATCATTTATTAAAGAAAAAAGATTACAGGGACTTTCCTTGAGAGATGTTAATCTAAGTGTATGGAATAAACGAGGAAAAGCAATAATTACGCATAAAATGGATATGATTTTTACTCATTTCGGAGTATCCGGTCCCGCCGTTCTTCGATGTTCACAATTTGTTGTAAAAGAGCTAATGCGAGGAAGAGATTCCGTAACGATGCATTTAGACGTTATCCCCGATAAACCAGAACAAGAAATCTTACAATGGATGAAAAATCAAATAAAAACTCATCCAAAAAAGGCATTTAAAAATAGTGTAAAAGGAATAGTTCCAGAAAGATTCATGGAATATTTATTAGTTAAATATGATGTAACAGACGAGCAAAAATGTGCAAATATCTCCAATGAAATTATCAATGATCTTGTTTATGATATTAAACATTTCACTTTCGAAGTAAACGGTTCTTTACCAATAGAGAAAGCTTTTGTAACAGGCGGTGGTGTTTCAATTAAGGAAATTATACCAAATCAAATGCAATCGAAAGTAATGGACAGATTATTCTTTTGTGGTGAAATTCTTGATATACATGGATATACAGGTGGTTATAACATTACTTCTGCTCTTGTAACTGGCCGATTAGCTGGAATGAATGCTGCAAAAGCATCCATCACTTCCAATTGA
- a CDS encoding pseudouridine synthase translates to MRLDKLLANMGVGSRKEVKQLLKAKRITVNEAIVKDNGMHVDPEHDQVCVDEELITYQKHIYLMMHKPPGVVSATSDKRDRTVIDLLSADEKKFDPFPVGRLDKDTEGLLLITNDGELAHRLTSPKKHVEKVYIAYISGEFPENIMEQFQEGLTLDDGYQTKPAKLEIVNKQSNKVKVTITEGKYHQIKRMFITVGCKVTYLKRIQMGNLQLDESLPIGNFRPLTEDELQYCKSLK, encoded by the coding sequence ATGCGGTTGGATAAATTACTCGCTAACATGGGAGTCGGTTCTCGTAAGGAAGTGAAGCAATTACTAAAGGCGAAGCGAATAACAGTAAATGAAGCCATTGTCAAAGACAATGGAATGCATGTAGACCCGGAGCATGATCAAGTATGCGTTGATGAAGAATTAATTACTTATCAAAAACATATTTATCTTATGATGCATAAGCCACCTGGTGTAGTATCTGCGACTTCTGATAAACGAGATCGGACAGTAATTGACTTATTATCAGCAGATGAGAAGAAGTTTGATCCGTTCCCTGTAGGTAGACTAGACAAAGATACAGAAGGACTACTATTAATTACGAACGATGGAGAACTTGCTCATCGGTTAACTTCACCAAAAAAACATGTCGAGAAGGTATATATTGCTTATATAAGTGGTGAATTTCCGGAAAATATCATGGAACAATTTCAAGAAGGATTAACATTAGATGATGGGTATCAAACGAAACCAGCTAAATTGGAAATAGTAAATAAACAATCAAATAAAGTTAAGGTAACGATAACAGAAGGGAAGTACCATCAAATTAAGCGAATGTTTATTACTGTTGGTTGTAAAGTAACCTATTTAAAAAGGATTCAGATGGGAAACCTACAATTAGATGAAAGTTTGCCAATTGGTAACTTTCGCCCATTAACGGAAGATGAATTACAGTATTGTAAATCATTAAAGTAG
- a CDS encoding putative polysaccharide biosynthesis protein: protein MSKMVRGTMLLSGASFLSKFLGMIFVIPFYAIVGDAGGTLFAYAYTPYSIFISLSTVGIPLAVSKFVSKYNSLGDYETGMRMFKAGSTLMLFTGLVAFIVMFSTADWIASLQIRGDNSAITSNDVAYVIRMVSFALIIIPAMSIVRGFFQGHQSMGPTAVSQVIEQIVRILFILGGSYVIVFVLGGSKTTAVGFSAFAALLGALASCVILFLYWKKRKSHLQKQIDAQRYTYDLKTKDLFKELFRYAGPFVLVGLAIPLYQLVDQFTFEPAMNASGREDEWILASSVIMNYGHKIIIIPMTIATGLSLAMLPSLTEAFTKNKRETYTKLLNQALQVILVLVVPASAGIAMLSGEIYGSLFTMDDLGARAELMAWYAPVALLFGFITVTAGMLQGIDQQNYAVISLLTGLLVKILLNNQFIHLFGGKGAILGTALAALIAVIMNLWRLKTTIDFSFKQTIKRTMLITIFTAVMCVVILMLKLVLGIFLPFQEERWAAIVMLIFGVTVGGVVYLLLAYKSTLLEHVFDGKIPLIGRFMNR, encoded by the coding sequence ATGTCAAAAATGGTACGTGGAACGATGCTTCTATCGGGAGCATCGTTTTTATCCAAGTTTTTAGGAATGATTTTTGTAATTCCATTTTATGCAATTGTCGGTGATGCTGGTGGGACGTTATTTGCCTACGCTTACACACCTTATAGTATATTTATTAGTCTCTCTACTGTAGGCATTCCACTTGCAGTGTCAAAATTTGTATCAAAATATAATTCATTAGGTGATTATGAAACCGGGATGCGAATGTTTAAGGCCGGAAGTACATTAATGCTATTTACTGGCCTTGTAGCATTTATTGTTATGTTCTCAACAGCTGACTGGATAGCTAGTTTACAAATTAGAGGGGATAATTCAGCTATTACCTCTAATGATGTTGCTTACGTTATACGTATGGTTAGTTTCGCTTTAATCATAATTCCAGCAATGAGTATTGTACGTGGTTTTTTCCAAGGTCATCAATCCATGGGACCGACAGCTGTATCGCAAGTCATTGAACAAATTGTTCGCATCTTATTTATATTAGGTGGTTCATACGTAATCGTCTTCGTATTGGGGGGGTCTAAAACAACAGCAGTAGGCTTCTCTGCTTTTGCTGCATTATTAGGAGCACTGGCCTCATGTGTAATATTGTTTTTATATTGGAAAAAAAGAAAATCACATTTACAAAAACAAATCGATGCACAACGTTATACGTATGATTTAAAAACAAAAGATTTATTTAAAGAACTTTTTCGGTATGCAGGTCCATTTGTATTAGTCGGATTAGCTATACCGTTATATCAGTTAGTCGATCAATTTACATTTGAACCAGCGATGAATGCAAGTGGTAGAGAAGATGAATGGATACTGGCCTCTTCCGTAATCATGAACTATGGCCATAAAATAATAATTATTCCAATGACAATTGCAACAGGTTTGTCATTAGCAATGTTACCGTCCCTTACAGAGGCCTTTACTAAAAATAAACGAGAAACGTACACAAAGCTTTTAAATCAAGCATTACAAGTAATTCTAGTATTAGTTGTACCTGCTTCAGCAGGGATAGCAATGTTATCTGGTGAAATTTATGGTTCATTATTTACAATGGATGATTTAGGTGCAAGAGCGGAATTAATGGCTTGGTATGCGCCAGTAGCATTATTGTTTGGATTTATAACAGTAACTGCTGGAATGTTACAAGGGATTGATCAGCAAAACTATGCGGTTATTAGTTTACTTACTGGATTATTAGTAAAAATACTATTAAATAATCAATTTATTCACTTGTTTGGCGGAAAAGGTGCTATTCTTGGAACTGCATTAGCCGCTTTAATTGCAGTTATCATGAATTTATGGAGATTGAAAACGACAATCGATTTTTCGTTTAAACAAACGATAAAACGGACGATGCTCATTACGATATTTACTGCAGTTATGTGTGTGGTAATCTTGATGTTAAAATTAGTTCTTGGTATTTTCTTACCGTTCCAAGAGGAGAGATGGGCTGCGATTGTAATGCTTATCTTTGGAGTGACAGTAGGCGGAGTAGTATATCTACTATTAGCTTATAAATCAACGTTATTAGAGCATGTATTTGATGGAAAAATACCGCTTATTGGCCGATTTATGAATAGATAG